Proteins encoded together in one Cyprinus carpio isolate SPL01 chromosome B14, ASM1834038v1, whole genome shotgun sequence window:
- the LOC109059871 gene encoding LOW QUALITY PROTEIN: N-terminal kinase-like protein (The sequence of the model RefSeq protein was modified relative to this genomic sequence to represent the inferred CDS: deleted 2 bases in 2 codons), whose protein sequence is MWSFFARDPIKDFNYEILPENQEKSGIWTLSRGKRKVNGEPVSVFVYEVSQGTEEQTQLAKAAFKRTKTLRHPNILSYVDGLETEKSLYIVTEPVTTLAAHLKLQAEKGGASDLEVSWGLHQIVKALSFLVNDCHLNHNNLGMWAVFVDRAGEWKLGGLDHVTSNQGESTSLPPPKVINPDLERYDPPESPGGGGDKWTGDVWRLGCLIWEVFNGNLPRASSLRSLGKIPKQLVPHYCELVGANPKIRPNPARFLLNCRSPGGFMNNSFVESCLFLEEIQYLNSCIKEPAEKQQFFQDLSENLDSFPENFCKHKVLPQLLTAFEFGNAGAVVLTPLFKVGKYLSAEEYQQKIIPVIVKMFSSTDRAMRIRLLQQMEQFIQYLNEAAVNSQIFPHVVHGFTDTNPAIREQTVKSMLLLAPKLNETNLNQELMRHFARLQARDDQGPIRCTTTVCLGKIAPMLFSQMRQRVLISAFSRATKDPFPASRAAGVLGFAATHQYYCVVESASRILPTLCTLTVDPDKNVRDQAFKAIKSFLSKLETVSEDPSKLAEIEKDVTALAQTGGSARWPQTWAGWAVTGVSSLTSKLIRNAPAGSEAPPAENSPVPQSAAGPAPTKYCKQRCATRQKRQVHRGIQSETSNEETVQPEGDRWDDEDWGSLEDPEKVQTDPDDWRSDWSATSSTKKSSVGRKSSEAVKKQSSDWSSGWDADDSWSNEKDADGQGQSSPADEGWGNDWDEDGSLAESFSPTPRSKASTRAPKSGRVSSAQEGVRLASDYNWDGAEGKSATSDLFSSVSQRSTTKSDGWDADSAGDWGTEENWESLDGESGLSKAELAKKKREERRKELEAKRAERKAAKGPLKLGARKLD, encoded by the exons ATGTGGTCCTTTTTCGCACGGGATCCTATCAAAGACTTCAACTATGAGATTTTACCCGAAAACCAAGAAAAGTCAGGCATATGGACCCTTAGTCGGGGCAAGCGCAAGGTAAA TGGTGAGCCAGTGTCAGTCTTCGTGTATGAGGTTTCTCAAGGAACAGAGGAGCAGACACAGCTGGCTAAAGCAGCTTTCAAACGCACAAAAACTCTCAGACATCCCAACATCTTGTCTTACGTAGATGGGTTGGAG ACAGAGAAAAGCTTGTACATCGTCACAGAGCCAGTGACGACTCTGGCTGCTCACCTGAAGCTCCAGGCGGAGAAGGGAGGTGCGAGTGATTTAGAGGTGTCATGGGGCCTTCATCAGATTGTC AAAGCACTGAGCTTCTTGGTGAACGATTGCCATCTCAACCATAATAACTTGGGCATGTGGGCTGTCTTTGTGGACCGTGCTGGTGAATGGAAACTTGGAGGGTTGGATCATGTGACCTCAAACCAGGGAGAGTCCACTTCCTTACCACCACCTAAAGTGATCAAC CCCGACTTAGAGAGATATGACCCTCCAGAGAGCCCTGGCGGTGGTGGAGATAAATG GACAGGGGACGTGTGGCGTCTCGGTTGTCTCATTTGGGAAGTATTTAATGGAAATTTACCACGTGCCTCCTCGTTACGATCTCTCGGCAAG ATTCCTAAGCAGTTAGTG CCGCATTACTGTGAGTTAGTGGGAGCCAACCCAAAGATTCGGCCCAACCCTGCACGTTTCTTACTGAACTGCAGATCTCCTGGAGGCTTCATGAACAACAGCTTTGTGGAGAGCTGTCTGTTTTTGGAAGAGATACAGTATTtaaacagttgt ATTAAAGAACCTGCAGAGAAGCAGCAGTTTTTCCAGGACCTAAGTGAGAATCTTGACTCTTTTCCTGAAAATTTCTGTAAACATAAAGTGCTGCCTCAGCTACTTACAGCCTTTGAGTTCGGCAATGCAGGCGCTGTCGTCCTCACACCATTATTTAAG GTAGGGAAGTATTTGTCAGCTGAGGAGTACCAGCAGAAGATCATCCCAGTCATAGTGAAGATGTTCTCCTCTACGGACCGTGCCATGAGGATACGACTGCTACAGCAG ATGGAGCAGTTTATTCAGTATCTGAATGAAGCAGCAGTTAACTCACAGATTTTTCCACATGTGGTTCATGGCTTCACAGACACAAACCCTGCCATCCGAGAGCAGACTGTAAAG TCCATGTTACTGTTGGCCCCTAAATTAAATGAAACCAATTTAAATCAAGAGCTGATGCGTCACTTTGCACGACTCCAGGCCCGGGACGATCAGGGCCCCATCCGCTGCACCACCACCGTTTGCCTGGGCAAAATTGC CCCAATGCTTTTTTCTCAGATGCGCCAGCGTGTATTAATCTCTGCATTCTCACGGGCAACTAAAGACCCGTTTCCTGCCTCACGAGCAGCAGGCGTGCTGGGGTTTGCGGCCACCCATCAGTACTATTGTGTGGTAGAAAGCGCCAGTCGTATTCTGCCCACACTGTGCACACTGACTGTGGACCCAGACAAAAACGTCAGAGATCAG GCGTTCAAAGCCATAAAAAGTTTCCTCAGTAAGCTGGAGACAGTTTCTGAAGACCCCTCTAAACTAGCTGAAATAG AGAAGGATGTGACTGCATTGGCTCAGACAGGAGGCTCAGCGCGTTGGCCTCAGACATGGGCAGGATGGGCGGTAACAGGGGTCTCATCTCTCACCTCCAAACTCATCCGAAATGCTCCGGCTGGTTCAGAGGCACCACCTGCTGAAAACAGCCCCGTCCCTCAATCTGCTGCTGGACCAGCACCCACAAAATACTGCAAGCAAAGGTGTGCAACAAGACAGAA ACGTCAGGTGCACCGTGGGATCCAATCAGAGACCTCAAATGAGGAGACAGTGCAGCCAGAAGGGGATCGGTGGGATGATGAGGATTGGGGAAGCCTTGAG GACCCTGAAAAAGTCCAAACAGATCCAGACGATTGGCGTTCTGATTGGTCTGCAACGTCATCAACAAAGAAAAGCAGT GTGGGCCGGAAGTCCTCAGAGGCAGTCAAGAAGCAGAGCTCTGATTGGAGCTCTGGCTGGGATGCAGATGACAGCTGGTCTAATGAGAAAGACGCAGATGGTCAGGGTCAAAGTTCACCTGCTGATGAGGGCTGGGGTAATGACTGGGACGAGGATGGGAGTCTGGCTGAGAGTTTCTCACCAACACCTCGAAGTAAAGCCTCAACCAGAGCTCCAAAGAGTGGCAGAGTAAGCTCTGCTCAGGAAGGGGTACGATTGGCCAGTGATTATAACTGGGATGGAGCGGAAGGAAAATCAGCAACATCTGATCTGTTTTCCAGTGTGTCACAACGAAGTACTACG AAGTCTGATGGCTGGGACGCAGACAGTGCTGGAGACTGGGGAACAGAAGAAAA